The DNA region GGGCGCTACGTGTGACTTGGGGGGCTGTTGGGGTAGTGGAGCTCAAATGAACAATTCAACCTCTAATTACAGTTAAGATTTCTGTCAAtcttcatttgttttgttttttcgcaGATTTAATACCCGACAGTCGATAAAGCCATAATGCTGAGTAGGCCTAGCCACGCGTAAGGATAACAAATTGTGCTGGACAATGGGGTTTCAAAATCAACCTTATTTATGACATGCCCGAAACCACACCGCTGTCTTTGGATTACTCACAAACCATCCGAGCAGCCAGCAGGTATTGCAGGATGGCGCCACGGGATAACTCACTCTCCGGAGAATGGTCGACTATGGAACGTAGTCCTAGGAAGCaagatgtgttgatgtgttgggTGGATACTTGTGCAATCTGGTCCCGTGCAGAGGATCGACTCATGGGTGTGTGCAAAATGCTTTGGTCATGTTAGTCATTTTAACTTTATGAATGTCAGTTTTCCTTTCTCTGTCATGCAGGCAAAATGTGAGAAGGGAAGTGATGTCAGATGAAGTTAGCTATTATACCTAAAGTGTAATGTCCATTTtccatttctgtctgtctgtctgtctctgtctgtctgtccgtctgtctgtctctctttgcaTCATCATGTGATTGTTTCAGCATAATGTAAATGTCTTATAAAATTGATTGTAACATAGGCTATCATGGATAACATCATGGATGTAAACAACATGTTTGCCATTTTTTAAATAAAGTGTTTAGATTCACATACTGCCATGTGTTTGGCTTAATTTTTTAGGCGAAGCCAATGAACCACATTGGATTTGAACGCCGATATGATCTCAAGGAACCTTTCACTGCTCCTCCACCATGACAGTGAAACCAGGTCTCATATTGTGGAACTCTCAAATTACATGTAAGCTGCATGTCGATTTATAAGATAAGCCAATTTAAAAATTAGCTAAACTAATTCCTCCCTAACGTCAGACATGTATGTTGACAGTCACGGTATGGTTTAGCTGTCCGTAGTGGCattcttattatttttgtaATCTTTCAAACACAGTAACCTGTGACAGACCGTGCAAAAAGCACTCCAGTCCAAGGAAATTGCTCTGCGCTGTTTCGGGTTCCACCTGTAGGCCtatcaaagattctagcgcGTTCTATGATCTTTGATCTTCACCTACTTATTTTTGTGGCCCATTTCATTGTTTCCTGTTTGAAACGTTGAACACAATGTAGGTATCCCAATAAGCTACAATTTCACTGGTTTCACATATCCCCTCACTAGCCTGAGGCGTTTCCTCTCCCAAAACGGAAACATGATGTGTCTTCTCCCACGCTTCCCCCTTTATCTCAGACAATAGGTAAGGAAGAACCCCGAAAACTCGGCTTTAGTTTTGTTTATGCAGAAACagggcccccctctctctctatatctctctctctccattctctgtgtgtgagagaaggagagagacggaCTTTGTGAAGCCATCAGTTGAATGAATGAGATTGTTACGGTATAAAGTATAGGCTACACCTCTGAAACACCTTTCATCTGGCCTGGGGCAGTGATCACTAGTAGACACCATCTCAACATTTTGATTCCATTTAAATTGCACAAACTCtactaaaacaaatccactttgcAGAACTCTATGCgtttttatttttgcttttgAAAGGCCGTGATCGTGTAGAACAGTTGCAATCGGACAACACTACAAGATATACAAATGGGGAAATTACTGCGCTTGTGCTACTCTCACAATATGGGCTTGAGTCGCTCACTAGCAGGCGGCGAAGTACTCCGTGTAGTCCACGGCGCTGCACTCCGGCTGGAACAGCAGCGCCATCCTGCGACACGAGAGAAGAGCGAAACAGATGTTGGCCTCTAAAATAGTGGCAGCTTGTGGATGAGGCATACAAAGAAAATACTGTAAGATATAGACTACAAGATATAGACCATAGGTTTAGTTACTCAGCAAAATTAAATACGTTTTAAATGAAAACATACAGGATAAACCAACATGCAACAAGGCCGTTTATCTTTGGAAATAGTTATAAGCGATGCTGCAGACGATAACCTTCATAAAAGAAAGTCGCATTTATTCATACTGATTTACACTACTGCAATGTCCTTTCCTCAAACAGGACGGCAGGCCTACTGGCTACTTGCAATTAGTAGGCTATAGACCTATTTCTGATACTCACATTTTCTTTAAGAGAGCCTTGGCCTCAGTATGTTCACCAGGGCTGGACATCCTGTTTGTGAGATATAAAATATCCGGCATGAGAAGAAACATGTTGAGATAATTCCCTCTTTGTAACCAACCACAATGACCCAATGTTATGCCCTTTCCACTTACATTTTGGCTTTAATTTCTTCAGCGCAGGCGATATCATCAGTGATATCATCATCCAGAAAGgcttaaagaaaacaaaagagatGTAAGAATTGAGCTGACAATTATATTATGGCATCCTAAATGTCCACTCAATATTAGGCTATGAAGTTCATTTTTAAGTTACCTTGGCAGTCCGTCTGGCAGATGTTCAGTGATGGCACGGAACCGGACACGCACATGACGCGGTCGCTCATCTGGAAAATGCCGTAGAGGGTCCACAGCTCTCCGCTCTGCTCGACCAACtcctcgctgctgctgctgctgctactgctgctgctgctgctgctaccaccAGATCCCTCCTCGGACTTGGAGCCCATGAACTTGGCAATTGCAAACCGTGAGCCTCCAGCGCCGGCTGCCCGTCTACCCCGGCGCCTTCCTCCTTGACTTCCAGAAGAACCCTGGGAGTCTTGGGTGACCATCAGCTGGTTTACAGCGCTGGTGTCGAAGCCAGAGGTGAGTTCTACGTGGCAAACGACTTGAAGGCAAAGCAATCAGGAAAAAATAGCATGTCAAAACCATCACATGCTCAACATCAAAAACAAACTCGCAACCAAATTTGTGATTTCATAGGAATCGATCAACCCCTATCTTCAGATAGCAGCACCTGATGTGGCATGCTATTGCAAAGTGTGATTAGGCTACTGAGAGCGGTCGCGGGTGTTAAACTTTTCTATATATTCAATTATTTGGCCATTAGGCTATGAGGTGCCCTGGCCGTCTCTATTACTAAATCAACATTTTGTCATGCAAGCAGTGCATTAGCTAAGGCCTACAGCCAGTTTACAAGGGTGCTATAATATAAAGGTGTGAGTTGGACGCAGGTATTTTCAGGCAGTATAGTAACTCACTCTTCGCCATCAGATCTTCTGCGTCAATCATGAGTAGGACGTGCTCGGGCAGCTTGTTGAAGGCCTCTTGCATGTGATTCCTGACCTCGCATTTGGACAGCACCGCTCCTTCGCTGTTGCCGACCACCATCGCCAACACGGCGAGCGCGGCCAACATTCCAGCACGTAGAGTTGTCCGCATGATTTCACCTGTTGTAGATCTCTTTCTGCGATGCTCTTGTTCACTAGGCTAAACCAAAAACGTTTGTCTGGAATGGAGAGACTTGTTACCCTTTATAGGCCCACTCCATCATTTTTTCTCGCAGCTTTCCCACGCCCTGCTTTGTGGCCTCTTTGTCAGATGTCCTGTCCTCAAGTGTCAATTGACGCCTGAATAACAGTCCACACTCTGTGACCGTAGTGTAACGTTTCAAGGGTGGTGCTGCTGATACACAGAACAGAAGACAAACAGTGGGCTAAACTCTGTGTCATGTCGGACTAGACATAATAAAAACCCGCCCATGCCGAGATCGTATCTCTGCAGGATTCAAGTAAGGTCTAGTCATGCGGCACCAAACTGTCACTGGATACAGACATAATCTTCCTGTGGCGACTGTAAACAACCAAATAAAATcgcaacaacaacgacaacaacaacgctTGCTTTCTTCCATAGTCCACATTCTGTGCAGCGATCTCATCTAAAGATATCTTTGTATTTTGTAGCGACAGGGTCAGATATAGACCAAGAGATCAGCCAAATTTGGAGAAAATACATCATGCAAGTTGAGGTCTAATTGTTGCAATAACCAAAACCTTGTGGCTACAATGGCAATGTGTGGCATCACTACATTTTGAGTCCTATGAAAGAAAATATTGAAATGTATATGTAAATATTAAAAC from Sardina pilchardus chromosome 1, fSarPil1.1, whole genome shotgun sequence includes:
- the LOC134090048 gene encoding uncharacterized protein LOC134090048 — encoded protein: MRTTLRAGMLAALAVLAMVVGNSEGAVLSKCEVRNHMQEAFNKLPEHVLLMIDAEDLMAKIVCHVELTSGFDTSAVNQLMVTQDSQGSSGSQGGRRRGRRAAGAGGSRFAIAKFMGSKSEEGSGGSSSSSSSSSSSSSEELVEQSGELWTLYGIFQMSDRVMCVSGSVPSLNICQTDCQAFLDDDITDDIACAEEIKAKMMSSPGEHTEAKALLKKMMALLFQPECSAVDYTEYFAAC